CGGATATGGATTTAGAGGCCCTCAGGTCGTTTCGGCATGAATGGGTGAACGCTAAAAAAAATTAAGgtttggaagatttggaaagtttgacctGGAGTTAgctttattgatatcggggttggatcccgatttcaaaagttggaatagctccgtaatGTCATTTACAACTtgggtgcaaaatttgaagtcaatcggagttgttttggtATGAATCAGCATTGGTTTCGGATTTCGGAAGTTCatagttcataggcttgaatttgggTTGCGATTCATAGAATCGATATTGTTTGATGAGTTTTGGACTCGAGTAGGTCCATTATgtattttggaacttgttggtatattcatAAGGGGTCCCGGGGGCCCCAAGTGTGGTTCAGATTAAATTCAGACCAATTTTGGACTTAGCTTAATTGTTGAAGTCCCAAGCTTGCTGGTGTCATCGCACCTGCGAAGggattgaccgcaggtgcggaattttGGGTGCGAAAGGTGAAGCGCAGAAGCGAAAAGGAGAGCCTAGGGCTGGGCTCGCAGATGCCCTACGTAGGCACGGACCAGCTTGCGCAGAAGCGGAATTGGAGGAGGAGGCTTTGggcaggaccgcaggtgcgatctcCTTATCCGCAGAAGCGGGCTCGCAAGTGCGAGCCATggtccgcagaagcgaaaattcgGGAGTTAAGTGGaatccgcacctgcgatggattttTCACAGGTGCAACCCTAGGCCAGTAGAAGTGAGGATCGCTGGGCAGAAAGGTCTTGTTCGAGGGTTAATCTTCATAatccatttttggacttagagagctCGGTGggaggcgatttttcgaaggtttttcaaatAGATCATTGGGGTAAGACTTCCTAacttgattttggttaaattACACGAATCTATTATTGCTTTCATCATTAAATTAGTATTATGgagttgaaaatttgagaaaaatttgTGAAACTTCTTAGGATAAAATTTGGGGATTCGAAAggcgatttgaggtcggatttgagtaattcttatatggttggactcgttattgaATAAGTGTTTAGTTTTTTGTAATTttggtcgggttccgagacgcAGGCCCGGGTTTACTTTTTGAGTTGATTTTTTAATTCTTCGTAAAGATCGTATCCAATAGTTTATATTTATAATACAAAGttgttttggttagattcgagccgttcggagttgGATAATCGAGGGAAAGACCTACTAGTACATGTTAATTGCCCTACATGTTTAGTTGAAGTTCTTGTTTCCTTTATTCTGTATTCATTACTTAATTGTTGAACTCTTTATTGGAAGTTGTTAAATCATGGAATAttttgttgttgaaattggtaTTGAGATATAAAGGCTATGATTCACATTGAGGCAAAATGTTAAGTTGGGAAACACCATTCTGATGAGTTGTTCATTCCGGTTTGTTATTGTTGAGACTCTTGTGTACTTTGTGGTTGAGCCATGGGCTCTTTATTATGAAAATACTGAGTTATTGTTTGATTTCTATGGCAAGCTGTGATATTGGGAACTTGAGGTACGATTTGTGAtacgttgtgatattgatacgcatgcggtgaTATAAGATTTTGGGGTTAAAATGCATGCAATAAGATAATGTGGGCTTGATACGCGTGTCTGGTAGGGTAACTACTAGAAGTCATGCGGTGTGATAAGGTGGACTGAAACGCGGGATGCTATTTTgggaaaataattttaaaaacaaaatgtaAAAGCTCATGCAgtgatataaagaaagattatGACTTATTCTTGTGATGTGAGACTACGAGACGGTACCTCAGTAGTGATTCTTGTTGGCATTTATCCTCTTTTGCATTTGTCTTTGGTTGGTGTTTCCTTCGCATATTTTTAATTGTTTTCTCCGTGTTGTATTAATTGCTTTAGTTCTGTGTAGCTAACCTTGACATGCTATTGTTGTTTCAATTTCATTACTGCCAGTATTATACTGCCTTACACTTGTTCAGTTTTCTTAGTTACTTCCCATAGGGCACTGACCTAacttcgtcactactctaccggggttaggcttggcacttactgggtaccgttgggGTGTACTCATTCTATTCTTTTGtacatctttttgtgcagatccagacaTTTCCTATCAGCCTAGGCATTAGCTAGGATTCTATtgcggagacttcaaggtatacctgccgaTGTCCGCAGGCCTCAGAGTCCCCCCTCTCTAGATCTCTTTATTCATTATCTTTTCATATATAGACATTGATGTATAAGATTATCTAGTAATTTTatgtagagcttgtgacttgtattTCACCGAGTCTCGGGAGTTGTATATGTTGAGTTACAAAGTTTGTTTTATATAGTTGCTAAGTTTGAGGTTTAATTATTTATTCAGTTATTCCGTatgtttgttaggcttacctagtcttagagactagatGCCGTTACGACATCCTACAGaggaaaatttgggtcgtgacaatctgGGTCTTGGCAGCCGAAATCTGGAAAGTAAGCAAGTGCTCTTGCTTCTTCGGAAAACTCAAGTTAGGTATcatcaaatcaatgcaaaatcCAGCAGCGAAgtgataaatgatgaaaaatgcaTATTATTGGGTGCACTTTCATCTTATAGATTGTATGAATGCGGGAGGTTACATGAGTTTTTTTAGTGAATTATGCTCATTATGTACATTCTTATATGCAGGAGCGAGCTGGGTGAAAGATGAGCAAAGTTGATTCGGCACCAAAAGACAAAATAAAAAACTTTGCTCGTTCACTCTCGCGTGCACAGAGAGAGTGAACGAGCTATCTGAGGGGagattgaaaagaaaaatagcgGATTATAGCGAAAAGATATGGAAGTGCATGAGAGAcctagaaggaaaagaaaaatagaagaacttCGCTCGTTCACTCTCGCGTACGCACGAGAGAGTGAACGAGCTAACCTAAAAAGACTGTTCCGAAGTGGGCTTGTATTATTTCGCCCCATGCAAACCCTATCACATATAAATAGTCCTTAAACTCACTTAGGAGGAGATTCGACCCAAGAAAGGATtggacctaaggaggcaagaacacacaaGGAGCAAGgcagagaattcttctacgagtttttcactttcttcttcctatttctattattggttatgaattttagtatggttgttttatatacttttatgagtagctaattctgttatctagggttttgatgtaACCTTTTGTACGATGAATTCTTGATACATTTTGATATAACTGAGTCTTTGAATTTTTCTATTTGCTCAACTACGTGCTTATTTTAGTTAATTGAAAAGTTCTCAATTAACGGTGCCTATTTTATTATGTATTGCTTGAAAAagagtacatatatatatatttaggtgattgttgaaCGTCATTCCTAACGTTTATGAGAGATCAATATAGCGGGTTTAAAAGCGGGATTAGAGATAATGAAGCTTTGACGTAATCATAGCGAGCGGTGAAAAAGTGTGAGCTAGCTTAATTTGAGAGAATATGACTAGTACATTATTgcagttgctcgagagagaattacaatAAGTCGAGTGCTCACAATAGGTAGAGAATAATTAGGCGAATTTATAGAAGACGTAGCGGGAAAGATTCCGACATTTGGGGAAATCATAattctagacctccttaatcttgtctccaaccCTTATTATCTCTAGTTGTTAATtcactattttaatttgttagttaattaattaaacataagaatcttaatatttataacttagaaACTATTCGAGCTTGCCTTTTTAGTGATtttgaacagttgtagctaagccttaaTTCTCAGTGAGATTCGATTATgaacttttagaccggattatatttgcagcgaccacttattctttttaggactagagttgggcgtgaccAAAGCCTCGTCCGTTCCTAATTCCAAAATCAAAGCCTACATGCACGTCATAATAACCCCCGGATGCTGTCCCAATATGGctattgaaatcccctcctattaAAAACTTTGCTCTTTTCGATCTATCAGAGGACCTCGGATCCTGAGAAGGAATAAATTGCTCTTGTCATGTAAATAAAAAATCCTGCTGTTTTTGGTATCTAATGTATTTTTTCAATTGCTGTTTCTGGATTAAAAACTTTCTTAGTGTCTGGTTaaatcttttatttttagagtttCCGTTAAAAATGTATCACAGagtttttttaaatatttgacGGATGCCACATTTAAGGATCAAATTGCTCAAAAATATATTTAAGGGACTATTTTAAATCTATTCCAACCATGAGAATATATTTGTCAATGCGGTAGCTTTGTGATCCAAGATTCGGGCGATTGTAGCCGGTTTTTCATTCAAATCAGTTCGACATGAATCGTGCACTGCCTTCGCCGTCGCAGCCATCGTCGAGCTCAGTGATACAGAACGTGCCGTTGTCAATAGCAGAGGAAACGGAGTCCCCGCCGCAAAAGAATCATAAGATCGATGAAGGAGGTGAGAAGATCGGTACCGAAACTTCCATTGACGATAGCATGAGTTTCACTGATGAAGAAAAGGTTGATGATGATACGTCCAGTCCGCTAAAAACGCTTATTTATAGTGACTATGATTCAGAGGAAGATTATTGCCCAGCGGGCACAAAGAAGATGGATAAAGCCCTTTGGGAAAGGTACTACAAACAGATCGAGGAGAGCCAGGTAACCTTATTACCGTTTCGTTCAAATTACTCTTTATCATTTAGATTTCCAGTTGATTTAGTagtctatatctatatatatatatatcaggcaggggcggatttagggggcgcAAGGGtgttcgccgaaaaattacactatatatataaggcaaaatctattttttatctctatatattaagttttgaacacccttaacacaatccaaaagtgtagtttagtggttAAGGTggttcaaaatctacataaggtcgtggttcaattcccactagctacaaaaaaaaaaattgaacccccttcgtggagatcctgcctccgccactgaTATCAGGTTGCCTAACGGCCTCAGCCTGTTTACTCCATTTATTTCCGATTCAACATGTAACAAAATGCATAAATCAGGCCTCACATCCTTTTCAGTAAATGTGTAAACTGATTTGTTTAAATATTGTAGAGTATATGATAGATTGTCGTAGGCTTGTGCCTAGGACATTGCCGTCTGAGTTAAGAAATATATTTTACTTCGAGGTCGCGAGTTCTCATATTGAGCCAGATAGATGGTCCTGTATAGCAGCATGTAAGTAACATAAGGATATTTGGGATATCTGTTTGTGAAGTTTCAGGCATATTATTTTTTCGTCCTTGTTGTTTTCGTTTTGTAATATAGATGGCTTACCAGAAAATCGAATTTAGTTGAGTTTGAGCCGCATATTCCTCCTATGTGAATTGAGCATGCTGTATTAAGATGTTAGTCTTCGTCTTCCATGAGAGATCAAGGACTAAAATGCTTCTCTTCATTTCTTATTTTCCATCTTTTTGTCTAATttcaacctccacttccaaccaagaggttgtaagttcgagtctacccaagagcaaggtgggaagttcttggagggaaggatgcggagggtctatttggaaacagcctctctaccccagggtaggggtaaggtctgcgtacacactacactccccataccccactaagtgggattatactgggttgttgttgttgttgttgtatctttTTGTCTAATTTCCTTTGGACATGAGTTTAGATAACTTTTAAATACAGAGTCTGTGATGGCACTAATTTGCACCATGAGTTTGATTTATAGCTTTGAATCCTTATAAAGGGCCATCAAGCTattcaaaacaaagaaaagaggtgACATGAGATGAAGAGTAAAATGATTGGCAGAATTTAAAGTTCTTGTTTTCTTATTCTTGCTATTCTTTAATAGATAGTATGAATGGTACTGCATAGCAATAAAGTATGGGGTAAAGTATGTTTATCATTTTGTTGGAGTGCTAAATGGAAATAACTACATGAAAACATCCTACCTAATACTAATTGAAAGTActttaattttctttcaaaagttGTTATTTTCTTAGGCACTCGGAAATTGTATTTGAGACTTGGAAGTTTGCTTTGatgaattttaaaaaatttagtCGAAATTAAACCCTTAAGGAATGTAAAATCATCTGAGATTCAAAATAATGTCTAGAATTAGCATTTGATTATTGATTTTCTCAGAAAATTAGTGGAAAAACGAAAGGGTATAAATTTTGGAATAACAAAGGCATCTACTTTGAGAAGTGGATCATGGTCAGATGCTCCCAACATTCTGGTGAGTAAGAGATTATGCATCCGAGATTATAATGTAAAAATACTACCTAGTTAAGTGAGTGCAaaacaaagtaaaagaaaaagtgaTGGCTCATCGTTTTCTCTTTCTCGTTCCCCATCTATTTATGTTCCATGTAAGCTCGAAGGTTCAGGCTCATAGTTCCTATGGCTTTTATTTACCTCTCAAACTACAGTCCTTGAATGGCTTGAAATAAGTGGAAGTGTCTTAAGCTGATTTTGAATGGAATACTCTACCAACTGATAAGATTGTGTTCCCTGGATGCCAAGACTAACTACTAATCTCCTTCATAAATTTTTAAGAGAAAACAATGGAATTTTTATGTTCAACTCTCAACTATTAAGCTCATCATGTTAAGAACTTCTAGAGATTGGCTTCAATCTGATGAGCAAGATGTACAGTCACAAGTTCACAAGTTGGGAGTATACTAAATAAAGAGCATGTGATATTGGTTTATCTTATGTGTAAGCCAAAGAAATAGATTCAAGTTTTTATTAAAACAGAACAATCATCAATAGGATACAAACCCAACTAAATATGATGTGACAAGGAGCCATATATATATTCATCTCCCTCTAATCTCACAATCACCATGAACAAAGAGAAATTATACAGATGAGTATCTAGtagaaggaagaaaagaaaaacgacACGAGGGATTTGGTCACAAGGAAATGCGGAGAGAAGTGAGAAACAGCAGGAGAGGGAGCTGGACTACTTTCTCTATCGCCACAATTTGGAGGAGGGCAGGAGAAGGCGAGGGTAATCTGTTTGGCCTTTAGAAATCCCCATCAATGCTACTGCTACTGAAAACATTATTACAACAATAAGTAACTTAGTCAATGGCCGTCCACTTGCCATTTCCAGCAAGCTGTAGGCGTGTAATGCGCGTAATATGCTATATGTAATTATATGCCAAAGAGTAGCTTGCAAGTTCCTGGTTTTATAGAAGTGCTCCACTTGTATTCTTTGGTAAGAGAACTTGAAAAAAAGAAACTGATTGTATATTTCTTaaatattttcctaaaaaaaagtGCCAAAAGATCTTTCTTAGCGTTATACAGATGGCATTAATATAGTTTGATGTTTGATCTGGTCAGTTTTAGGTTGCGACAAACTGCAAATTTATAAATAGTGCAGTATATCTGATACAAAATTTCATTTATTAGTACCCTCTCGATGTCATTGAGTGTTAGGAGGCAAAaacggatccaggatttaaacgTGATTGGTTCAACCTTTGAAGTTTTTAGCACTGTATTTATTGTGCATTTTAAATTATGTGTAGCAAAACTCCTAAACAGGCTTCACATCCATCCTTTCCCCCTTTTTAGTTAGTTTGTCTGGCAATTGGTGCATGCCTAGTTTGTCTCTGTAAACTGTTTTTCTTAAACATTGTAGAGTTTATGATACATAATCGTGGGGGAAACAGGGCTGCCCATGTATCCTAATCGCGCAGATCCTTCAACTGGAAATTTAAAGGGGTAAAATCTTAGGCTCAGTAAGTGCACCAAAGCTtattttgtggggggggggggtagcaTTGTTAGACCTTTGTGTTAAGATTAAGAGCGGACCTGACTAAattgcttattcatgtttcatttctaaaacaaaaataaatgacTTTAGTAATGGAGTATGTCTTTTGCATATCTATACCTCAGCCAAGTAAAATATTGTGTATACATTACCATTTTTAATATGTTTCATTGCGCTTTAGCTAATTGTAATCCCACCGTGCATGCAATATTGTGTATCACAGATTTACTTCTACTGATTTTTTTAGGCCACCAATTATGAGGTCGAGAGCGTTTTGAAGGTGAATGGCGGTGGTTGTCGTGACTTTATTTACTATCTTACCTTTTCTGTCAAGAATGGCGAGCATGAAGTTTTTCAAGCAAAGGTGGTGGAAGATTTAAACTATAATTTGGAGTTTCCTATCGTCAGGCCGAAGGTTAAGGCTGTAAATGAGTAAAGGCTGCTATCAGAACTGTTAGGCTTACGTTGGTGTTTCTTATGATGTTTTTAGCTGTCGATATTTCTACTGATGTTTTCAGCATGTTAATATTTCTATCTGGAGTCTTGGTAGAACCTTGTGTTCTATAAGTTATTAGGTTGCTGTAAGATATTATTTAATCCCAACTAGTTTATCTAGGTATGAGTTTCTCTTCTGCAACTCCTGGCACATTTTATTTGACACATCCGGTGTGTACAGTTGGGGAAGATGATATTAACAGGGTGTTAAAATATGCTGATTTTTATGCAATTAATCTAGTCTTTAAGTTGAACTATGTAAGCAACcaccacttccaaccgagaggttgtgagttcgagtctccccaagagcaaggtgggaagttcttagagggaaggatgtcgggggtctatttggaaacagtctctctaccctaa
This genomic stretch from Nicotiana sylvestris chromosome 9, ASM39365v2, whole genome shotgun sequence harbors:
- the LOC104220366 gene encoding uncharacterized protein; the encoded protein is MNRALPSPSQPSSSSVIQNVPLSIAEETESPPQKNHKIDEGGEKIGTETSIDDSMSFTDEEKVDDDTSSPLKTLIYSDYDSEEDYCPAGTKKMDKALWERYYKQIEESQATNYEVESVLKVNGGGCRDFIYYLTFSVKNGEHEVFQAKVVEDLNYNLEFPIVRPKVKAVNE